In Bacillus rossius redtenbacheri isolate Brsri chromosome 9 unlocalized genomic scaffold, Brsri_v3 Brsri_v3_scf9_2, whole genome shotgun sequence, one DNA window encodes the following:
- the LOC134542855 gene encoding small ribosomal subunit protein RACK1 — protein sequence MAETLQLRGTLRGHNNWVTQIATNPKYPDTILSCSRDNTLIVWKLTRDEANYGVPQKRLHGHSHFVSDVVLSSDGNYALSGSWDKTLRLWDLAAGKTTRRFEDHTKDVLSVAFSVDNRQIVSGSRDKTIKLWNTLAECKYTIQDDGHSDWVSCVRFSPNHSNPIIVSAGWDKMVKVWNLTNCRLKINHIGHTGYLNTVTVSPDGSLCASGGKDCKAMLWDLNDGKHLHTLDHNDIITALCFSPNRYWLCAAFGPSIKIWDLESKDMVEELRPEVVTQTTKAEPPQCLSLAWSTDGQTLFAGYSDNTIRVWQVSVSAR from the exons CACAATTTTGTCGTGTTCTCGag ACAACACGCTGATCGTGTGGAAGCTGACGCGCGATGAGGCCAACTACGGGGTGCCCCAGAAGCGCCTGCACGGCCACTCGCACTTCGTGAGCGACGTGGTGCTCTCGTCGGACGGCAACTACGCCCTGTCGGGCTCCTGGGACAAGACCCTGCGCCTGTGGGACCTGGCCGCGGGCAAGACCACGCGTCGCTTCGAGGACCACACCAAG GACGTGCTGAGCGTGGCCTTCTCGGTGGACAACCGGCAGATAGTGTCGGGCAGCCGGGACAAGACCATCAAGCTGTGGAACACTCTGGCTGAGTGCAAGTACACCATCCAG GACGACGGCCACAGCGACTGGGTGTCCTGTGTGCGCTTCTCGCCCAACCACTCCAACCCCATCATCGTGTCGGCCGGCTGGGACAAGATGGTCAAG GTGTGGAACCTGACCAACTGCCGGCTGAAGATCAACCACATCGGCCACACGGGCTACCTCAACACGGTCACGGTCTCCCCTGATGGCTCGCTCTGCGCCTCCGGTGGCAAG GACTGTAAGGCCATGCTGTGGGACCTGAACGACGGCAAGCACCTGCACACGCTCGACCACAACGACATCATCACGGCGCTGTGCTTCTCCCCGAACCGCTACTGGCTGTGCGCCGCGTTCGGCCCCTCCATCAAGATCTGG GACCTGGAGAGCAAGGACATGGTGGAGGAGCTCCGGCCGGAGGTGGTGACCCAGACCACGAAGGCAGAGCCCCCACAGTGCCTGTCGCTGGCCTGGTCCACCGACGGCCAGACCCTGTTCGCGGGCTACTCGGACAACACCATCCGCGTGTGGCAGGTGTCCGTCTCCGCCAGATAG